One Solea senegalensis isolate Sse05_10M linkage group LG13, IFAPA_SoseM_1, whole genome shotgun sequence DNA segment encodes these proteins:
- the vps26bl gene encoding vacuolar protein sorting-associated protein 26B-like gives MSFFGFGQSADIDIVLNDAETRKKAEHKSEDGRKDKYFLFYDGETVSGKVNVTLKYPGKRLEHNGIKIEFVGQIELYYDRGNHHEFVSLVKDLARPGELTQSQTFDFEFTHVEKPYESYTGQNVKLRYFLRATVSRRLNDISKELDIVVHTLSTYPELNSSIKMEVGIEDCLHIEFEYNKSKYHLKDVIVGKIYFLLVRIKIRHMEIDIIKRETTGTGPNVYHENDTIAKYEIMDGAPVRGESIPIRLFLAGYEMTPTMRDINKKFSVRYYLNLVLIDEEERRYFKQQEITLWRKGDIVRKSMSHQAAISSQRFEGSYNPDKTLSQSNVEDDDS, from the exons atGAGCTTCTTTGGTTTCGGTCAAAGTGCGGACATCGACATAGTCCTGAATGACGCTGAAACGAGAAAGAAGGCTGAGCACAAAAGCGAAGACGGCAGGAAGGACAAATATTTCCTCTTCTACGACGGAGAAACAGTGTCGGGAAAAGTCAACGTGACGCTCAAATACCCGGGAAAGAGGCTGGAGCACAACGGCATTAAGATCGAGTTTGTCGGACAGATAG AGCTGTACTATGACAGAGGGAACCACCATGAGTTTGTGTCTCTTGTGAAAGACTTGGCTCGGCCGGGGGAgctgacacagtcacagacatttGACTTTGAGTTCACACATGTAGAGAAACCCTACGAGTCTTACACCGGGCAGAACGTCAAACTACG CTACTTTCTTCGGGCGACAGTGAGCCGGAGACTGAATGATATCAGCAAAGAACTGGACATTGTGGTTCACACACTCAGCACCTATCCAGAGCTCAACTCCTCCATCAAGATGGAAGTGGGCATCGAGGACTGTCTACATATCGAGTTCGAGTACAATAAATCAAA GTATCATCTAAAAGACGTGATTGTGGGGAAGATTTATTTCCTGCTGGTGAGGATTAAGATTCGACATATGGAGATCGATATCATCAAGCGGGAGACCACAGGTACGGGACCCAACGTCTACCACGAGAACGACACCATAGCCAAGTACGAAATCATGGACGGTGCCCCAGTCAGAG GAGAGTCCATCCCCATCAGGCTGTTTTTGGCAGGCTATGAGATGACACCCACCATGAGGGACATCAACAAGAAGTTCTCTGTGCGATACTACCTCAACCTGGTGCTCATTGATGAGGAGGAAAGACGTTACTTCAAacagcag GAGATCACTCTGTGGAGAAAAGGCGACATCGTGAGGAAGAGCATGTCTCACCAAGCGGCCATCTCCTCCCAGCGCTTTGAAGGCTCCTACAATCCAGACAAGACTCTGTCCCAGAGCAACGTAGAGGACGACGACAGCTAA